A segment of the Streptomyces sp. XD-27 genome:
AGGGCTACTCCACCGTCGACGTCGCCATCCGGCCCGACGCCGACTCGGACGACGACCGTCCCGGCGCCGCGCCCCGGCTGAGCCAGGGGCTGCTGGACAAGGCCACCAAGCTGGACGGCGCCGCCTCCGCCACCGGCCTGGTCTCCGGCTACACCGCCGTGGCCGACAAGGACGGCGACCTGCTGGGCAACGGCTTCGCCAACACCGGCGGCAACTACTTCCCCGGCACCGACGGCAAGGACTCCCGCTACACCCTCAAGGACGGCCGCGCGCCCAAGGCCGCCGGCGAGGTCGCGCTGGACTCCAAGACCGCCAAGAAGGGCCACTACAAGGTCGGCGACACCGTGCGGGTCTCCGCCGACGGCCCCGTCCGCAGCGAGAAGCTGGTCGGCGTCTTCACCACCGACGACGGCAACGTCGCGGCCGGCGGCAGCCTCGCGCTGTTCGACACCGCCACCGCGCAGAAGCTGTTCGCCAAGCCCGGCCAGTTCGACGAGATCCACCTGGCGGCCAAGCCCGGCACCTCCCAGGCCGAGCTGAAGGCCGCGGCGGACAAGATCCTGCCCAAGGAGTCCGAGGCGGTCACCGGAGAGAAGCTCTCCGACGACCAGGCCAAGGAGATCGAGAGCAGCATGAGCGTGATGCGGACCGGCATGCTCTGGTTCGCCGGTGTCGCGCTGTTCGTCGGCATCTTCATCATCGCCAACACCTTCACCATGCTGGTCGCCCAGCGCACCAAGGAGCTGGCCCTGCTGCGCGCGGTCGGCGCCAGCCGCCGCCAGGTGACCCGCTCGGTGCTGATCGAGGCCGCCTTCGTCGGCACGGTCGCGGGCGCCGCCGGCCTGGCCGCCGGCATCGGCATCGGCGCGGGCCTGCGCTCGCTGCTGAACTCCACCGCCGCAACCGTTCCGGACGGTCCGCTGGTCGTCGGCGCGAACACGGTGATCACCTCGATGATCGTCGGCATCGTGGTCACCATGCTCGCCGCCTGGCTGCCGGGCCGCCGCGCCGCGAAGATCCCGCCGGTCGCCGCGATGAGCAGCGTGCACGCCGTCGCGACCACCCGCAGCCTGGTGGTGCGGAACTCCATCGGCGCCGTCTTCACCGGCATCGGCATCGCGGCCGTCGTCGCGGGCACCACCATGGACGACGGCAAGGCCGCGATGGGCATCGGTGCCGTCGCCGTCCTGATCGGCGTCATCGTGCTCACCCCGTTGCTGTCCCGGCCGCTGATCGCCGCCGTCGGGCCGGTGCTGAGGCTCTTCGGGATGTCCGGCAAGCTGGCCCGGCAGAACGCGGTGCGCAACCCGCGCCGCACCGCCGCCACCGCCTCCGCGCTGATGATCGGCCTCACGCTGATCACCGGTATGACGGTGATCGCGGGCAGCCTGCAGAAGAGCATCGACAAGATGGCCGCCGACTCCTTCGAGGCCGACTACTTCGTGAAGATGGGCGACGGCGTCGTGCTGCTCTCGCCGGACGTCGAGAAGACCCTGAGCGGCCTGGACGACGTCACCGCCTCCAGCGCGCTGCGCCAGGCGCCGGTCCGCGTCGCCGACAGCAACAAGACGGTGTCGGGCGTCAACGGCAAGGACATCGCCAAGCTGATCGACATCCCGTTCAGCGCGGGCTCCTTCTCCTCGGTCAACGGCAACAAGGTCGTCGTGGACGAGGACACGGCCGAGGACCGCGGCTGGAAGGTCGGCTCGTCGTTCCCGATGACCTTCGAAGACGGCAAGAAGGCCACGCTGACCGTGGCCGGCCTCTACGAGGGCAACATGATGATCAACGGTATCCAGATGGATATCGGGACCCTCACCCCCCACATGGAGACGGTCGCCGACGCGCTCGTCATGGTCAAGACCAAGGACGGCGCCACCGACGCCACCAAGGCCGACCTGGAGAAGGCGCTCGGCGACAACCCGGCCATCAAGGTGCAGGACAAGGAGGACGTCTCCAACGAGATCGCCTCGATGTTCACCCTGATGCTGAACATCCTCTACGGGCTGCTCGGCATGGCCGTGATCGTCGCGGTGCTCGGCGTCATCAATACCCTGGCGATGTCGGTCTTCGAGCGGTCCCAGGAGATCGGGATGCTGCGCGCCATCGGCTTCGACCGCCGCAGCGTCAAGCGGATGGTGCGCCTCGAAGCGGTGGTGATCTCACTCTTCGGCGGTGTGCTCGGCGTCGGCCTCGGACTGTTCTTCGGCTGGGCGGCCGGTGAGCTGATGGCCGCCGGGATATCCACCTACACGCTGGTCCTGCCCTGGGACCGGGTGGTGGTCTTCCTGCTGATCGCCGGGCTGGTCGGCGTGCTGGCGGCCCTGTGGCCCGCGCGCCGGGCGGCCAAGATGAACATGCTGGCGGCCATCAAGTCGTCGTAGGCGGCACAGCTGCCAGGGCTCCGGGCCCGCGCCCCACGGCGCGGGCCCGGAGCCCTTTTGTGTCACCCGCTCCACTCCCTGGCCCGCAGCGGCATCCCCGACGCGCCCGAGTCCGGCGTACGGACCGCGAGCACCTGGTTGACCCCGATCCGGTTGCGCTCGAAGGACACCGCGGAGGCCGCCAT
Coding sequences within it:
- a CDS encoding ABC transporter permease yields the protein MFRTALRNVLAHKARLLMTMLAVLLGVAFVAGTLVFTNTVSDAYQKSSEKGYSTVDVAIRPDADSDDDRPGAAPRLSQGLLDKATKLDGAASATGLVSGYTAVADKDGDLLGNGFANTGGNYFPGTDGKDSRYTLKDGRAPKAAGEVALDSKTAKKGHYKVGDTVRVSADGPVRSEKLVGVFTTDDGNVAAGGSLALFDTATAQKLFAKPGQFDEIHLAAKPGTSQAELKAAADKILPKESEAVTGEKLSDDQAKEIESSMSVMRTGMLWFAGVALFVGIFIIANTFTMLVAQRTKELALLRAVGASRRQVTRSVLIEAAFVGTVAGAAGLAAGIGIGAGLRSLLNSTAATVPDGPLVVGANTVITSMIVGIVVTMLAAWLPGRRAAKIPPVAAMSSVHAVATTRSLVVRNSIGAVFTGIGIAAVVAGTTMDDGKAAMGIGAVAVLIGVIVLTPLLSRPLIAAVGPVLRLFGMSGKLARQNAVRNPRRTAATASALMIGLTLITGMTVIAGSLQKSIDKMAADSFEADYFVKMGDGVVLLSPDVEKTLSGLDDVTASSALRQAPVRVADSNKTVSGVNGKDIAKLIDIPFSAGSFSSVNGNKVVVDEDTAEDRGWKVGSSFPMTFEDGKKATLTVAGLYEGNMMINGIQMDIGTLTPHMETVADALVMVKTKDGATDATKADLEKALGDNPAIKVQDKEDVSNEIASMFTLMLNILYGLLGMAVIVAVLGVINTLAMSVFERSQEIGMLRAIGFDRRSVKRMVRLEAVVISLFGGVLGVGLGLFFGWAAGELMAAGISTYTLVLPWDRVVVFLLIAGLVGVLAALWPARRAAKMNMLAAIKSS